The following are from one region of the Variovorax sp. V213 genome:
- a CDS encoding carbohydrate ABC transporter permease: protein MKRWTPKAIATEAKLLLIGIPVLLWTLIPVYHMVLFAISSKDSATSGHLWPKNATLDNFRIVFQQKHFYLDHFWLQLWNSLLIALSVGALTLFVATTAAFAISRLRVRGGRTVMNLALFTYFIPAAFLAVPMYKTMGNYGLLNSQWALILAMVTIASPYCIWVLKQASDKLPYELDEAARMDGASPLQLFRLVYLPLMVPSLVAVGTYSLLLAWNEYLYAFLLLSNDRSVTLAVALGNFLSADDSPWELLMATGLIYALPPAAIYYAFKRYMVGGLTAGAVKS from the coding sequence ATGAAACGCTGGACCCCCAAGGCCATAGCGACCGAGGCCAAGCTGTTGCTCATCGGCATTCCGGTGCTGCTGTGGACGCTGATCCCGGTCTACCACATGGTGCTCTTCGCCATCTCGTCGAAGGACTCCGCGACCTCGGGCCACCTGTGGCCCAAGAATGCGACGCTGGACAACTTCCGCATCGTGTTCCAGCAGAAGCATTTCTACCTTGACCACTTCTGGCTGCAGCTCTGGAATTCGCTGCTGATCGCGCTGTCGGTCGGCGCGCTCACGCTGTTCGTCGCGACCACGGCCGCGTTCGCGATCAGCCGGCTGCGCGTCCGGGGCGGGCGCACGGTGATGAATCTGGCGCTCTTCACCTACTTCATTCCCGCGGCCTTCCTCGCGGTGCCGATGTACAAGACCATGGGCAACTATGGCCTGCTCAACAGCCAGTGGGCACTGATCCTCGCGATGGTGACCATCGCCTCGCCGTACTGCATCTGGGTGCTGAAGCAGGCGTCGGACAAGCTGCCCTACGAGCTCGACGAGGCCGCGCGCATGGACGGCGCCTCGCCGCTGCAGCTGTTCCGCCTGGTGTACCTGCCGCTGATGGTGCCGTCGCTGGTGGCGGTGGGCACCTATTCGCTGCTGCTGGCGTGGAACGAATACCTCTACGCCTTCCTGCTGCTGTCCAACGACAGGAGCGTGACGCTGGCGGTGGCGCTCGGCAACTTCCTCTCGGCCGACGATTCGCCGTGGGAGCTGCTGATGGCCACCGGCCTCATCTACGCATTGCCGCCTGCGGCGATCTATTACGCCTTCAAGCGCTACATGGTGGGCGGGCTCACCGCTGGTGCCGTCAAGAGTTGA
- a CDS encoding carbohydrate ABC transporter permease, with amino-acid sequence MSSTATAAPSLAPVVNLGARHARWQFWGAVMVVPYLLVFVVFVLYPVGYGLWLARHPQSYVKLVEDPIFFRSVINTAIFLVVAINIKMLVALVLSGFFVTSRWWIKIVSAIFILPWAMPSIPTILSIRFMLNPEWGVINSTIFRLTGADGPNWLNDPTLALAFAMVVHVWKSLPFWTLILVAGRLAIPTEQYEAASVDGASSWQKFRFVSWPALKTLYVTSLILSMIWTLGDFNSVYLLTGGGPADLTHVLATLGIRYLRLDQVDLSMASIVVALPLVLPLVYFMMKRLSK; translated from the coding sequence ATGAGCTCCACTGCCACCGCCGCGCCATCCCTGGCGCCTGTCGTCAATCTCGGGGCGCGGCACGCGCGCTGGCAGTTCTGGGGCGCGGTCATGGTCGTGCCCTACCTGCTGGTGTTCGTGGTATTCGTGCTCTATCCGGTGGGGTACGGGCTGTGGCTCGCGCGCCATCCGCAAAGCTACGTCAAGCTGGTCGAAGATCCGATCTTCTTCCGCTCGGTGATCAACACGGCCATCTTCCTGGTCGTGGCGATCAACATCAAGATGCTCGTGGCCCTCGTGCTCTCGGGCTTCTTCGTGACATCGCGATGGTGGATCAAGATCGTCTCGGCGATCTTCATCCTGCCATGGGCGATGCCGTCGATTCCCACCATCCTGTCGATCCGCTTCATGCTCAACCCCGAGTGGGGCGTGATCAACAGCACCATCTTCCGCCTGACCGGCGCGGACGGTCCCAATTGGCTCAACGATCCCACTCTTGCGCTGGCCTTCGCGATGGTGGTGCATGTATGGAAGTCGCTGCCGTTCTGGACGCTGATCCTGGTGGCGGGCCGGCTGGCCATTCCCACCGAACAGTATGAAGCCGCTTCGGTCGACGGCGCCTCCTCGTGGCAGAAGTTCCGCTTCGTGAGCTGGCCTGCGCTGAAGACGCTCTACGTCACCTCCCTCATTCTTTCGATGATCTGGACGCTGGGCGACTTCAACAGCGTCTACCTGCTGACCGGCGGCGGACCTGCCGACTTGACGCACGTGCTCGCAACCTTGGGCATCCGCTATCTGCGGCTCGACCAGGTCGATCTGTCGATGGCTTCCATCGTGGTGGCATTGCCTCTCGTGCTGCCCCTTGTGTACTTCATGATGAAGAGGCTCTCGAAATGA